The Candidatus Delongbacteria bacterium nucleotide sequence GAGCCCGTTTCCCAGGAGATGGCCACCCAGGCCGCCGGCGCCTGGCTGGCGCGCTTGCCCGAATCTCAAGCCGCCGGTCGGGCAGGCGTCACCGTCTTGGAGACGATGGATCTGGACGACGACCACCCAGGCTTCCACGTCGTTTCCAGCGGCATCACCACCGTCCTTGTCGCTGGCGACCTGCAGGCCCAACCGATCCTGGGCTGGGCGGATCATGGCGACCTGCAGGGCCTGGGCGAAGACATCCCGGAAGGCCTGCGCGAGCTTCTCGCCGCCTGGGGCCAGCAGATCCTCATCACCCGGCAGGCACCGCCGGAGCGCGCTGGCGGAGACAACCCCAACCGCGCCAAATGGGAGCACCTCCTGGACACAAGTGGGCGCGCCCAGGAGGAAGAGCAAGTCAAGGTGATCCCGCCGCTCCTGACCGCGCGCTGGGGCCAGGGCGCAGGCTGGAACGCCCACTGTCCCATCGATGCGGCCGGCCCCGCGGGGCGCGCCTATGCGGGCTGCGTGGCCACGGCCATGGGCCAGGTGCTGCATCACCATCACCACCCTTGGCGGGGACGAAACATCCAGTCCTACGAGCACGACAAGTACGGCGAAATCAGCTTGGATTTTCTTGAGGAGACGCCGGCCTGGAAGGCGCTGGCCGACCAGGGTGCCACAGACGCTGCAGCGCGCCTGCTCTTCATGGCCGGCGTTGCCGCGCGCATGAACTACGGCTACCGGAGTTCCACGGCCAGCTCCAGCAACATCCCCGTCGCCTTGCGCGGCTTCCTGCGCTTCGCCGACACCACCCGTCTGGTGTGGCGGGCGAGCACGCCGCCGGAGATTTGGGAGGAGCTGATTCGGGAAGAGCTTGATGCCGGTCGCCCCATCATCCACCGCGGCCAAGGGGCCCAGGGTGGGCACGCCTTCAACCTGGACGGCTGGCGGTCGGACGGGTTCAAGCACGTGAACTTCGGCTGGAACGGGTCCTACAACGGCTGGTACACCTTGGATGACATCACCCCGGGCAACTGGAGCTTCACCAGCACGCAGGGCATGGTGGTGGGCATCCAGCCGCGCGAGGAGGAGCTGCTTGCCCCACCCGATGGTGAGCATGGCGTGCCGTCCGGCGGCATCACGCTGCGCTGGCGCCCGCAGCCAGGCATGGCGCGCGTGGAGTTGGATGTCTCCACCAACGCCCAGTTCACACCTGTCATCCGCCGGGCCGTACTCCCGGGCGGCATCACCAAACACTTTCTGACCGGCCTTGCGCCAAGCGCGCGCCACTTCTGGCGTCTCACCTGGGTAGACAAGGTGGGCAACCGCCGCACCACGCAGGCGTGCAGTTTCGTCACCGGATCCCAGCCTACCACCGGCAGACCCGGTCAGCACTCCACAACCATCAAGCCGGAGATCCTGCCATGAAGCACGCCATCCGCACCGCTCTGCTCCTCTTGGTCCTGGTCGGAACCAGCGCCGCCTGGGACGCGCCCGAGCTCATCACGCCCATGCTGGGCCAGCGCCACGTCCCCACTCAGGGCACGCTCTTCGCATGGGTGCCCAAGGCCGGTTACCACACCTGGATCTTGCAGGTGGCCGACAACCAGGGCCTGCTCCACCCCTTTGTGGATGTGGAGACCCATGCCACCAACATGCACTGCCCGACGCCCTTGCCCGCTGCCGCCCACCTTTACTGGCGGGTCCTCTACGTCAACGACGAGGGTCAGGTCTACTGGTCCGGCACGGGGCACTTCTGGACCACGCCGGTCATGCCTCGACACATCCCGGCCACCAGCCTGAGCATGGACTGACCGCCGCGCCGTGAATCGGCTCATCTGGGGCAGCCGGCCCTGTCCCAACCACCCCTCATCCTGACCCAGCACGAAAGGACCCCAATGCTCCACCATTTCATGATCGACATCGAGACCTGGGACACGGCGCCCACGGCCGTCATCCGCGCCATCGCCATCGTGGGTTTCAACCTGAACGGCACACTCAATGAGATGACACTCGTCGACTGCCGGCGAACCGTGGATGAGCAGATCCAGGCCGGTCGGACCACCAGCGCCGAAACCGTGGACTGGTGGGCCAAGCAGTCGTTCGGGCTGGGCGACCTGCTGGTGGACACGCGCCATCACGCCACTGACACGGGGATCTACCAGACGGAGATCGTCGAGCCGCGCTGCTTGGCTGACGTGGTGAGAAACGTCGAGGACGGCCTGATGGCCGAGGACGGCGAAATCCGCGTCTGGAGCCGTGGCCACTTCGACATCACCATCCTGGAGAACCTGCTGCAGGCCCAAGGCGATCCGGTCCCCTGGCGCTACAGCCAGGTGCGCGATGTGCGCACCCTTGACGAGATCATCCCACCCGACATGGCCCAGTGGGAGCATCACCCGCTCTCCGATTGTCTGGCGCAAATCCGGCAAGTGTGCATGGCAATGCGCATGGCCAAGGCCGCCGCCAGCGAAGCGTTCAACACCCATTGAAAACCGGAGCGACCATGAGCACCACCCAACCCATCAAAGACATCTGCGCGGCCCACAGCGCGGGGCGCGAACAAGGCCTCGTCATCGAGGAGGCGGACACCCTGGCAGCCAAGGAAATGGCAAGCCTCATATACGTCAACGACGAACTCCGGCGAGCCTATGTCCTGGGGATCGAATGGGGCCAGGCTGTCCGCCAGCGGGCCATGGCACGCGACGCGGCCAATCCCCTCAAGGCGCTGGTGGACGCGCGGAAGGCGCTGGCCGATGCAGACATCTCCATCCTCTGCCCGGGCGAAGGTGATGTCGAGCTCGCCAGCGTGGCCGATTCCATCACCCGGATGGCCACGGCACTCCGCAAGGCCCACCAAGAGATTGCAGCAGCCCACCAGGTCCTGGATGCCGCCGGCGTGCCGCATGTCATGCCCTGCCAGGCCAGCCAGAACTGAAAGGGCGGACAAGTATGCGATTCGACATCCCCTACTGGTTGAACGACGAACAGCGTGACACGCTGCTGGAGAATTGGGATCGCTACCAGGCCATCGTGGTCGCACTCTTAAGCCCGGCCACATCAAGATCAACCCCCATCGATGATGCCGTGCGCTTGACGCTCTCCGAGGCGGCATGGAAGAAGGATCTGCTGCAGCGGCAGGCTGCGCGCACCACTTCAGGCGGGACTTCATGAGCGACACCAAGGCCCAGATGGCCAGGCTCAACGAGCGCATGGACAAGGCTGCCGAGTTCATGCGCGAGTTCAAGATTGAAGTCCTGGAACGCATTGAGCGCCTGGAACAGCGCGTCACAACGATCGAACAGGCCCTGGGCGACCACCTTCGCGAGCACCAAGCCCGGGACGCGGCCAGCCCGCCGCCCAGGCCGCGGGCGCCGCGCGTCGTGCGCACGCCTGGCGGGAAGATCCGGGATCCCCTACTGGCAGCACTCAGCGCGCGGAAGGCGGACATCGGGCTCAACACCAGGCAGTTGGCCGGGCTGCTGGGCTACCCCCGGAACACAGTTTCGAATTGGCTGAATCGAGTCAATGCGCCGACTCACCCGGGTGACCGCGCGCGCATCCACGAGTGGGTCAGCCTGGCAGAAAACGCGCCGGCGCGTTTGATCCGCGAGTGGCGAGAGGAGACAGACCGTGGATGAACCATGGACCCGAATTCTGGACGTGCCCGATCGCAAACCCGGGCAGTCGGGCAGAAATGGAGATTCCGTGATACAAACTGACAGGAGTATTTTGCCCGACTGCCCGAGTTTGCCTTCGGGCAGTTCGAATACAGGCAACCAACGTGTAGCTTTGAAAAAGCCCGAAGTCCTGCCCAAAGTACATCCCATGGGGGTGTCACCCCCCCCTGAGAAATCAAAAAACCTACCCGCGGGACTCCGCCCGCACGAACTCAGTTTTTTTCTCCTTTTAAGAAGTAAATGCCAGTGCGGGCAGAGTCCCGCGGGAAGTCGCTTTTTCGTCTTACAGACCCAAGGTGACACCCCTGGGAAAACAGGTTTGGGCGGTCTTTGGTCTAACACCTCAGGGTGGGAGATTCGTCACTCCCAAGGCGAACGCCGCAATTCCGCCCTAACCGCCGGTCTTCCTCCTGTCCCCCCATGCCGCCGCCGCGCGGCCGCAGGCGCGCCCCACCACGCCGCGAACGCCATCAGCCGAACCCACGGAAGGATCCTCCCATGACGACGCCACACGCGGCGCCTCTGACGCCCTGCTGCCCTAACCTGCCCCTCCTGGACCCCAAGCTCCCCGATGGCTTCCAGGTCCACAACGAGCACTGGTCCTTCTCCCGGCTGGACACCTACGCCAGGTGCCCCCTCGCCTACAAGGCCAGGTACCTCGACCCCCAGATCTACGGCGCCGACTACGTCAAGCCCTTGCCAGACCCCAGTAGCCCGGCCGTCCTCGGCACCCTCTGCCACCGGACGCTGGAACTCGCCGGACTGACTCTCAAGCAAGCACGCCACATGGGCAGGCTCTTCCGCCAACAGAAGCTCATCCTCGACTGCCTCCACCAGGCCTTCCAAGAGAAGCCCGAAAAAGGCGACGTCATCCACACCGGCCAGGTCCTGGCCGATGCCCAGGCCATCCTTGTTGAGTACCTGAAGAACGGCGACTTCTACGCCGACCAGATCCTCGGCCTGGAGTGGCCCTTTGACTTCGTCATCGAAGACCCCCTGGGAGACATCCGCATCATCGGCTTCATCGACCGCCTGGAAATGACGCCCGAAGGCGTAGTGCGCCTCAAGGATTACAAGACCAACCGCATGCTCTACACCAAGGACGAGCTCAGGCAGTCCCTCCAGGCCTCCATCTACGAGCTGGCCGTCCGCGACAGCGAAGCCCTGGCCGTCACACCCGACACGCCCGTCGACTTCGAGTTCGTCCTCTTGCGCCATGGCCTGTCCCAGCGAACCACGCGCTCGGAGAGCGACCTGCAGCTGGCCGTCCACCAGATCACCTGCCTCGTCCACCGCTGCGAAGGGTCGCGCACCTTTCCCGCTCAGCTGAACAAATACTGCGCCTACTGCGACCACAAGGTCCAGTGCCCCTTTTGGCGGGAAGTGGTCGCACGCGGCCTGCCCCAGGCCCACGTCGGCGCCAGCGATCTGTCCGCCATCGCCGTCGAATACGAACGCATGACCGACGCCGCCAAGGTCCTCTACGCCCGGAAGGAGGAGATGGCCGACCTCATGAAGATCCACCTCATCGGAAGCGAGCAGATCGAGACGCCCACACACCTCTTCCGCACCAGCGCCAACAATGAGACCACCTTCAGCGATCCCTTCCGCGTCGCCAAGCTCCTCGCCCAGGTCTACCACCGGCCCGTCAGTCAGGTCCTGCGACGCATCGGCCGCATCTCCAAGACTGAGTTCGACGCCGTCATGAAAGACGCCGAGCAGCGCGTGACCGCCACGGCCCTTGCCGAACTGAAGACGGAGCTGGAACCGCTCATCGAGACCATGCCCAACCCCAAACTCCAGGCCTACAAGCGCCCCGTGGAGGCGGAAGGGCAGCCGGCCAAACGGGTGAAGCGGCCCCAGGTGAAGCGCAGGCTGAAGGTTTGAACGCGGTCTGAGGGTACTGACAATTGAACCTGACAAGACCTCAAGTTGATGTCAGATCAAGAAAATTGAGCGGAAAATGAAGCTAGAAACGGTTGGGGATACGCAGCGTGAGCCCGCCGGCCCTGGATGCCCCGGCCGGCCTGTCTGGAGCTGGGGCAGCTTGACTTCAACGCGGAGGCCAGCATGAAGCCGGAACCGGGGAAAGTGGACACGGGAACCCGCGGGGGATTCGGCCGGTCCCCGCGCTGCAACCGGGAGCTGGAGGACGGCCGGCTTTGCCGCCAGCCGGTCCCGATGGCGGGCATGCGCTGCTACCTGCACCAAGCCAAGCCGGAGGACCTGGTCCCGGCGCCGGACTTGCCCGCGGGCGTGGTTGTCCCGTCCCTCTTCCAGGACCCGGCTTGGCAGTTGTCCCTGGTCGGGTTCGTGGCTGACATTTACCGCGACTACGCCGGGCTCAATAAAGGCGCGGACCTGCGCCAGATCCTGGCGGCCGGCGCGGCCCACGTGCGGCTGACCTACGGCATGGAGGCTCTGGAGCCGAAGGACATTGAGCTGCTGTCCAGGGTGGTGGACAGGCACCTGCGCAACCTGCGGGCGACGCCCAAGGAACAGGAGGCCGGCCGGGCCGGGAAGGACGGCAAGGGTGCCCTGGGTGCCTTGGCTGCCGGCGTCCAGGTGGGCGCCTTGCTGGAACGCGTCCGTGGGGCGCTGTCGCCGGCCCAGCGACGCGCGCTGGCCGCGGGCCGGCCCATCGCCGGCGCGGAGGTCCTGCAGGCAAACGCGCCGGCTGTGGCCCCGGACGAGGCTGAGGTCTTGGACGACGAGGACGACCTTGGCGTGCCCAGACCCATCGGCCTGGCGGGCGAGGACCTTCCGCCGGACCCGTTTGCCTGAAAACCGCGAAAAAACGTCCAGGATCATGCCGCCCCGCCTTGGGGCGGCATTTGTGTGTCAAAGGGATCGCCCACCAGGTGCGTGCGAAAATGTCCGAGAATGGCTGTTCCCGGACGTTGGCGCGGGCATAGAGTGCGTACATCACCTGCCGGCAGCCTGGCAAACGGGTGGGCCGGGGGGTGGTCTGGCGCAAAGCGGCAGGCCCCGCCGGGGCATCTTGGCTGTAAGGGGTGCTTTTGCGCACGCGTAGCTGGCCTATATGCAGAAGCTCCAGTGCTATACTCTTCCACCAATCTTGTTGCCTATTCAAGCAGGAAAGCTATGAGCGACTCCACATCAGGGCGAAGCCTTTTCATTGTTGACAACAGCGTCTCCAACTGGACTGGAATCCGATATCTAGATGAATGGGCCGGCATCGCCAAATCCTTCGACGTGGCGACCGGCTACTTCGAGATCGGCGCCCTTTTGGCCCTGGATGGCAAGTGGCAAGGATTGGACAAGCTGCGCATCCTCATGGGGGCGGAAACCACTCAACGCACGCGCCAGGCGCTGCGCGAGGCGGTCACTTCGCGAGCGACGAATCGGCTGGACAACAGCCTGGAGGAGGAGAAGGATGCCAACCCTTTCCTCCGCGGCGTGCCGGCGATTCTCGATGCCCTGCGGCGCGGCCAGATTGATGTCCGGGTCTACGACAAGGACAAGTTCCACGCCAAGGCCTACATCACACACGCCAAACTGGAAGTCGTCGGTTCCCAGGCCCTGGTTGGCTCCAGCAACTTCACTCGACCAGGCCTGACCAAGAACATCGAGTTGAACATCCAGGTCCAGAGCGCGCGGGAAGTGGCGCAGCTCCAGGAGTGGTTTGAAATCCACTGGAATGACGCCCGTGAGGTGACAGACGCGGTCATTCGCATCATCGAGCGCCAAACGCAGGAGTATGCCCCATTCGAGATCTATGCCAAGGCCCTTCAGGAGTATTTCCGCGGACATGAGCTGACGGACACTGAGTGGGAAGATGGGCAGTCGCGCATGTTTCCCGTGTTGGATCGTTACCAGAAAGAGGCCTATTGGAAGCTGCAAAAGATTGCCCATGCCCATGGTGGGGCCTTCCTCTGCGACGGGGTGGGTTTGGGTAAGACTTTCGTGGGACTGATGCTCATTGAGCGCTTGATCCTGCACGAGGGCAAGCGGGTGGTGCTCTTCGCGCCCAAGACCGCCAAGGAAGGGGTCTGGGAGCGGGACCTGAAGCGCTATCTGCCTCACATCGGCGGCATTAGCGGCGGCGCGGATTTCAGCAATCTGGCCGTCTTCAGTCACTCGGACTTGGGACGCAAAGGAGATTTCCCCGAGCGCTTCCGGCGAATGACGGAGTTGGCCGATGTGGTGATCGTGGATGAGGCGCATCACTTTCGCAACCCCGGCACCCCAGGGGACGCGGATGCAGAAGTGGAGCCCTCCCGCTACTTCCAGCTCTTCAACCTCCTCGACAACACGCAACGATCCAAGACGCTCTACATGCTGACGGCCACGCCCATCAACAACAGCTTGCATGATTTCCGGCACATGGTGGAGCTGTTCTCGCGTCGCCAGGAGGATTGGTTCAAGTCCCTGGGCATCCACAACCTGCGTGCCCACGTCAACAAGCTGGAGCGGGACCTGCGCCAGCGCATGGCGAGTGCAGCTGTGGCAAAAACCCAGTCGACGGAAGTCGCCCTGGGCGAACTGACGACGGAGCTGCAGGAAGTCCTCGCCGCGGATCCGCTGATCGGTGAGTTGGTGGTCCAGCGCAGTCGCTCCTATGTGCGGGAGAGCCAGTTGCGTGAGCATGGCAAGGCGGCGGTCTTCCCCGTGCGCAGGCCCCCCCAGGTGGCGGACTACAGCATCCGCAAGAGTTACGGACGCTTGCTGGAGATCTTTGAGCTGGCCTTCCGCAAGGAACACCCGCTGTTTTCGCTGCCCATGTACTACCCCTTGGCCTTTCCTCGGGTTGAGGATGGCAGCGTGGATCCTTTCGAGGAGAGCCGACAGAAGGAGGTGGTGGGGCTCATCCGCACCCAGTTCCTGAAGCGCTTCGAAAGCTCGGTGGCGTCCTTTGAGATTTCCTGCGACCGGCTGTTGAAGAAGCTGCTCGCTTTCCTGGAGATCCATTGCGAGACGGAGCGGGAGCGCAGGTTGCTGGAGCGCTGCCTCCTGCAGCACAAAGACGTGCTGGGCTTTGTCCATTCCCGGCAGAGCGAGATCTGGGAGAGCGAGGCCGGTGAAGAGGGCGAGAGCGACTTGATACCACCCGAGTTCCTGGCCCGGGTGACCAAGCTGGATCGCGCCGAGTACCGCGTGGAAGACATGATCCAGGAGACCCTGCAAGATGTGAACCAGATCGCGGCCTTCTTGGAGGAAGCCAGGCATTTCCAGCCCAAGCATGACGACAAGCTGCGTCGGCTGGTGCGCCTGCTGAAGTCCAAGGAACTGGCGGGACAGAAGGTGCTGGTGTTCACCGAGTACGCCGACACGGCCCGCTACCTGAAGCGCCAATTGCGTGCGGAGGGCATTGAAGGCGTCGGTGAGGTGGACGGCGGCACGCCGGGCAGCCGCGCCCAGGTGATTGCCCGGTTCGCGCCCTATTACAACGGACACAGCTCTGCTGAGATGGAGGCGGAAGGAGGCGAGATCAGGGTGTTGATTTCCACCGACGTCCTGTCGGAAGGCCTCAACCTCCAGGACGCGTCACGGATGATCAACTACGACATCCACTGGAACCCCGTGCGCTTGATGCAGCGCATCGGCCGTGTGGACCGCCGCTTGAATCCGGAAGTGGAGGCGCGCCTTCTGGCGGACCATCCCGAGCTGAAGGGCTCGCGCGGCATCGTCCACTACTGGAATTTCCTCCCGCCCGATGAGCTGAACCAGTTGCTTAGTCTCTACACCATCGTCACGCGCAAGACTCTGCTGATCTCGCGGACTCTGGGCATTGAAGGCGGCAAGCTGCTTCGGCCGGAGGACATGTACGACGACCTCAAGGTCCTCAATGCCCATGACGCGGCCTACGAGGGCTCGCGCACCGTGGTCGAGGACTTGCACTTGGAATACCAGGCCTTG carries:
- a CDS encoding C10 family peptidase yields the protein MSVEPVSQEMATQAAGAWLARLPESQAAGRAGVTVLETMDLDDDHPGFHVVSSGITTVLVAGDLQAQPILGWADHGDLQGLGEDIPEGLRELLAAWGQQILITRQAPPERAGGDNPNRAKWEHLLDTSGRAQEEEQVKVIPPLLTARWGQGAGWNAHCPIDAAGPAGRAYAGCVATAMGQVLHHHHHPWRGRNIQSYEHDKYGEISLDFLEETPAWKALADQGATDAAARLLFMAGVAARMNYGYRSSTASSSNIPVALRGFLRFADTTRLVWRASTPPEIWEELIREELDAGRPIIHRGQGAQGGHAFNLDGWRSDGFKHVNFGWNGSYNGWYTLDDITPGNWSFTSTQGMVVGIQPREEELLAPPDGEHGVPSGGITLRWRPQPGMARVELDVSTNAQFTPVIRRAVLPGGITKHFLTGLAPSARHFWRLTWVDKVGNRRTTQACSFVTGSQPTTGRPGQHSTTIKPEILP
- a CDS encoding 3'-5' exonuclease, which encodes MLHHFMIDIETWDTAPTAVIRAIAIVGFNLNGTLNEMTLVDCRRTVDEQIQAGRTTSAETVDWWAKQSFGLGDLLVDTRHHATDTGIYQTEIVEPRCLADVVRNVEDGLMAEDGEIRVWSRGHFDITILENLLQAQGDPVPWRYSQVRDVRTLDEIIPPDMAQWEHHPLSDCLAQIRQVCMAMRMAKAAASEAFNTH
- a CDS encoding helix-turn-helix domain-containing protein, whose amino-acid sequence is MSDTKAQMARLNERMDKAAEFMREFKIEVLERIERLEQRVTTIEQALGDHLREHQARDAASPPPRPRAPRVVRTPGGKIRDPLLAALSARKADIGLNTRQLAGLLGYPRNTVSNWLNRVNAPTHPGDRARIHEWVSLAENAPARLIREWREETDRG
- a CDS encoding PD-(D/E)XK nuclease family protein, producing the protein MTTPHAAPLTPCCPNLPLLDPKLPDGFQVHNEHWSFSRLDTYARCPLAYKARYLDPQIYGADYVKPLPDPSSPAVLGTLCHRTLELAGLTLKQARHMGRLFRQQKLILDCLHQAFQEKPEKGDVIHTGQVLADAQAILVEYLKNGDFYADQILGLEWPFDFVIEDPLGDIRIIGFIDRLEMTPEGVVRLKDYKTNRMLYTKDELRQSLQASIYELAVRDSEALAVTPDTPVDFEFVLLRHGLSQRTTRSESDLQLAVHQITCLVHRCEGSRTFPAQLNKYCAYCDHKVQCPFWREVVARGLPQAHVGASDLSAIAVEYERMTDAAKVLYARKEEMADLMKIHLIGSEQIETPTHLFRTSANNETTFSDPFRVAKLLAQVYHRPVSQVLRRIGRISKTEFDAVMKDAEQRVTATALAELKTELEPLIETMPNPKLQAYKRPVEAEGQPAKRVKRPQVKRRLKV
- a CDS encoding helicase-related protein, which translates into the protein MAVPGRWRGHRVRTSPAGSLANGWAGGWSGAKRQAPPGHLGCKGCFCARVAGLYAEAPVLYSSTNLVAYSSRKAMSDSTSGRSLFIVDNSVSNWTGIRYLDEWAGIAKSFDVATGYFEIGALLALDGKWQGLDKLRILMGAETTQRTRQALREAVTSRATNRLDNSLEEEKDANPFLRGVPAILDALRRGQIDVRVYDKDKFHAKAYITHAKLEVVGSQALVGSSNFTRPGLTKNIELNIQVQSAREVAQLQEWFEIHWNDAREVTDAVIRIIERQTQEYAPFEIYAKALQEYFRGHELTDTEWEDGQSRMFPVLDRYQKEAYWKLQKIAHAHGGAFLCDGVGLGKTFVGLMLIERLILHEGKRVVLFAPKTAKEGVWERDLKRYLPHIGGISGGADFSNLAVFSHSDLGRKGDFPERFRRMTELADVVIVDEAHHFRNPGTPGDADAEVEPSRYFQLFNLLDNTQRSKTLYMLTATPINNSLHDFRHMVELFSRRQEDWFKSLGIHNLRAHVNKLERDLRQRMASAAVAKTQSTEVALGELTTELQEVLAADPLIGELVVQRSRSYVRESQLREHGKAAVFPVRRPPQVADYSIRKSYGRLLEIFELAFRKEHPLFSLPMYYPLAFPRVEDGSVDPFEESRQKEVVGLIRTQFLKRFESSVASFEISCDRLLKKLLAFLEIHCETERERRLLERCLLQHKDVLGFVHSRQSEIWESEAGEEGESDLIPPEFLARVTKLDRAEYRVEDMIQETLQDVNQIAAFLEEARHFQPKHDDKLRRLVRLLKSKELAGQKVLVFTEYADTARYLKRQLRAEGIEGVGEVDGGTPGSRAQVIARFAPYYNGHSSAEMEAEGGEIRVLISTDVLSEGLNLQDASRMINYDIHWNPVRLMQRIGRVDRRLNPEVEARLLADHPELKGSRGIVHYWNFLPPDELNQLLSLYTIVTRKTLLISRTLGIEGGKLLRPEDMYDDLKVLNAHDAAYEGSRTVVEDLHLEYQALLAAMPELEAKLKALPGAVFSGREAVTAGLRGVFFCYALPALDLETGEFSLTAGPTRWYLADLEQNRILEEPGEIVEHVRSTPETARRCQMDEVLLKDWRGRVEKHIKNTYLKRVDAPIGVKPALRCWMEVN